The sequence below is a genomic window from Kiritimatiellia bacterium.
CGCTTCACGATTGACCTCAACGGGGATCCCTCGCGCCTCATCGAGCATGCGCAAGGTGTCCAACGGCATCAGCCCGCGTTCCCACTTGGATCCGCGAAACGTTTCGTAAGGGCCCCGTTCGGCGGCCAGGTCGGAGGAGGCCTCGTATGCTGTGTAGGCGATAAATTCCATGATACGGTCGTTGAATTCCACGCATTCTCGCGAATCGAACGGGATGCGCAGGGCGTACAATGCGTCCTGAAGCCCCATCAACCCAAGACCGACCGGTCGATGTCGCAAATTTGATTTTGCAGCGGCGTCCACCGGGTAGTAGTTGAGATCGATGACATTATCCAGCATGCGCATCACGAGGTAGATCGTCTCTCGCATCCGGCCGAAATCGATCGTCCCATCGTGACCTACATGTGCCGCCAGGTTGATCGAGGCGAGGTTGCAGACGGCCACTTCGTCGGTAGACGTATTCAGCGTAATTTCCGTGCAAAGGTTGGAACTGTGAATGACGCCAACGTGATCCTGGGGCGATCGAATGTTGCACGCGTCCTTCCACGTCATCCAGGGGTGCCCGGTTTCAAAGAGCGCTTCGATGATCTTTTTCCACAGCGCAAGCACGCGAATTTTTCGACCGTAGATGCGACCGGCCTCTGCCTCTTTTTCGTAATATTCGTAACGCTGCTCAAACGCGGGGCCGTACAGATCAACGAGGTCGGCGACTTCGTTGCTCCGAAACAGGGTCCAGGTGGCGTCTTTATCCAGACGTTGATCGGCGATCGCCTGCAGGCGTTTCATGAACAGATCCGGAATCCAGATCGCCGTGTTCATGTTGTGCGTGCGGCGCCGTTCGTCGCCGGTTTCTTTTCGCAAATCGAGGAACTCTTCGATGTCGTTGTGCCAGAGTTCGAGGTAACTGCAAAGCGCCCCCGGCCGTTTTCCGCCCTGGTTGACGGCTAGCGCGATATCATTCGACACTTTCAAAAACGGAATGACACCGGACGATTCGCCGTTGGTGCCGTGAATGTAGCTGCCGGAACCGCGAACCGCCGTCCACGCACACCCCAATCCGCCCGCCCATTTCGATAGCATCGAAAAACGTCGCCACGTCTCCGTGATTTCCTCCATCGAATCGCCGCAAAAGAGCAGGTAACAACTCGAGAGCTGGGGTCTGACTGTGCCGGCATTAAAGAGGGTGGGCGTTGATGAGCAGGCCCGGCGCGTTTTGTAGAGGTCATAGAAGCGGATGGCCCAGCCCTCCCGATCCCGCTCGTTGAGGGATAACCCCATTGCGACGCGCATCCAGAAGATTTGAGGCGATTCCATCCGCCGCCGCGTGCCGCCAACACGGTCGGACCATTCATGGATCAAGTAGCGGTCGTACAGGGTTTGGATTCCGAGATAATCGAACCGAAGATCGGCAAATGGGTCGATGGCGTCAGCCAAGCGGGCAAGATCGAACTCACCCATGCGCGGATCCAATCGACCAATGCGAATGCCGTGGGGGATATACTCCAGAAAGGCCCGACGATGGGCTTCCTTGAGAGCGCCGATTCCGTCTGCGATATGCCACGGGAGGGTTTCTTCGTAGATGTAGGTGAGATAAACGCGAGCGGCGATAAACCGAGCATCCGGCTCAAGATCGACCGCGCTCTTCGCGTTCAGAATAATTGTTTTTTGGCGGTCAGTAGGCGAAAGCTCGGGAGAAACACTCCGGAGCAATATGGCAAGCCATTGATCGATGCTGATCGCGCTCTCTACGTCGAGCAGGGCGAAAGAGAGGCGGGCGCGCAAATCATCGACCACTTCGCGCGAGACTGCCGAAGGGATCGACCAAGCGGTTGCGCTGGCATCGCGTTGCATGGCCATCTCGCGCTCGGCTGCTCGACGCGCGCGATATTTCGCATATGCTAAAGCCACTCTCGGCTGCTGGATCGCGATAAGAGCATCTTCGACCCAATCCTGAATCTGCTCAATGTGGACAAACGAGGGTCGCTCAGCCTGCACCCTTCGCTCGATCAGCGCGCGTACGGTATCTCCAATATTTTCCTTGACGCCGACCGCGGTGGCCGCCGCTTGAACGGCATTCGCGATTTTGTGCCCCATCCAAGGGACGATGCGCGGCTTTTTTGAGGAGGCGCCGGGCATGTCGCGGCGAATGACACGCGGCATGTCCTCGGCGGTAGAGTGGGGGGCCGGGGAAGTGGAAATCGGCGACAGATTCTCGGTTGCCATGGCGTCAGACCCTCGTTTTCCCGGTCAGATCAGATCCTCTTCGCGCGTGTTGCGCACGCTGCCGGCAGTCTGATATTCCGTCACGCGAGTTTCGAAAAAGTTTTTTTCCTTCTTCAGGAAAATAACCTCATCGAGCCATGCAAAGGGATTTTCGCGAACCGACCCGATCGGCTCCAGGCCGAGGCTCATCAACCGCCGATCCGCGTTGAATTCGACGTACGCCAAGAAATCCTGGCGGGCCATGCCCACCATATCTTCCGGCAGACAATCATTCACGAATTCCTTTTCTAAACGGACCCCCTCAGCCATGAATTCGCGCAGCTCCTCGCGAAAATCGGGGGTCCACACATCGGGATTTTCTTCGATCAACTTGGCGATCAGGTAGCGACCCAGAGCAATGTGATTGGATTCATCCCGCAGCGTGTACTGGAACATTTGCCCGACGCCGGTCATTTTGTTTTGCCGGTGGAGGGAAAGCAGCATGGCAAATAGCGCGTAGAACTGCGTGCCCTCCAAGACCTGCGAAATCGCAAAAATCGCTTTGCAGAACAACTGTTTCGCCGGCGTTTCGTTCAGGTCCATCCCGCGTTTGATGGCCGGCATATGGGCCGTGATAAAATCATTTTTGGCGCGCACCGAGGGGATCTGCCAGAAGCGGGAGGTGATCGCTTCCTGATCGAGCCCCAGACTGCCGATGATGTGGAGCAACGAATCCATGTGAATCGACTCTTCGGCGATCCATCGAAGCGTCGCGTGTTTGAGCTCGGCGGCCGTCAAGTTGTCTTCGATGGCATGCAAAACGCTGTCGCCTACAATGCCCTCCGCGGCTGAAAAATATCCCGCGCCCATTTCGACAATCCAGCGCTCGCGCGGATCGAGCGCATCCCCGCTCCACTGGCGGCAATCGCGCGTCATGTCGATGACATCCGGCTCCCAGTGATTGGCCTTCATCTGCTTATAGAGCCGATACGCCTCGGTGTATTTGAGGGGGAAAATGTTCAGTTCCGGAGTGCGAATGCCGTTAATGACCCGTTTCCCCTCCAGCGCTTTACGCGCCTGTTCCCGATTGAGGCGGAAGACCTTGTTGCGAAAAACATATTCGATCGTATCGCCACGTTCGATGGTGATGATTTGGGTGTCAGGGTGAAGGATGGGCTCTAGCATCTTTTCTCCCAAGCTGCGTCGCGCCAACCGACGCCATTACTTGTTCGACTTCACATGCCCGAGCCACGCGGCCGGATGCGCATGAAGCCTCATACTGCCTTTGGCGAGGCAGACCGGACAATCCCGGCATTTGAGTGCAGCTGAGCAGGTCTTCTGACTCCGAGGGAATACTGGCCTGCAAGCCTTCCCAGTCTCTCACCAGTGGCCATGCGCAAGCTAACCCTCGTTACAGCGGCGCAACCGTTCGGGATTCTCACCCGATTCCCTATTCTCCCGGTGAATTCCCGGGCACTCAGCTACAGCATATATTGCTATTCTTCTACTCTCCTACTATATGTAGTTTGTCTTGTCAATATCGCGGGACGAGAAAATACATCCCCGAGCTGTCACCGGGTAATGGTTCCTGAAGCCGGTGATCGACACGGGGACGATTCGTAGAATTACGATCTGCAGCCAGCATCTGCCCCCGCCGTCGTCCAGCATTCTCACGACGGAGGGGGCTGTCACAGGAGTAAATTTAGATTCTCTGTCAGGCGCTTTCGCTCTTTCCAATTTTCTCAAAACAACTTTATGCGGAGAGGCCGTCAAAATGCCGCGCAAGGTTATTGGGTCGCGGGACATATATGGTGGTTACAATTTTCGATCTGGCTCGGCGAGGTAAGGGACGACCGTCGAGAGGGTGCTCCGCAGGCGGGCAAGAGTGCGGCGCAGCGCGAGCGCGTCTTGCGCGAGAATCTTGAATACCCAGCAGCAGTTGTCCAGCAGCGTGCCGCCAATCAAGCTATCGGTGTCTTTCCAGCCGTGGATGTCCCCTTGCAGAGGTTCGATGGCGGCTGGATCGTCCCACACCAGATAGACGGCGGCGTAATAGGCCGCGTCGAAGGGGTGTTGCAGGGACCACAGTGCATGGTTGTTGGGTGTCAACTGGACGCGTTCGCGGAGGATGCGCCTGCCTTCGGCGAGCAAGTCCAACTCCCAGGCCAGATGGTTGTAGGCAAATCGCTCGCCGCGGGCGACGCGGCCGGGGGCCAGCGCCTCCCAGTAGATGAAGCGCGCGCCGGACTCCCACTCGATGCGCGTGCGCTGAATGAACGAACAGGCTTTTTGGGGGATGATCCATTCGGGCCGGCTCTCGAGCCAGCCGCCGCGCGCAATACGGAAGGACTGGCTGGCAGTGGCGGTGCCTTCGGGCATGGAGTATAAGCGGGTGGCGCTGGGTGTGGTCAGAAAAACCGCCGCCCCGGTTTCGATTTCGGCCGCGGTCTCTAGGTAGTCGCCCGCGAACACGCCGGCGGTGGCATTGACAGCTTGGACAAGGAGGACGCGGCCTGTCCAATAGGGTTTCGAGAGGTGGAAAGGTTTAGAGATTTCGCGTCCGGCGAGGTAGGTTCGGTCTCCACGGCGTTCGGCTCGAATCCGAAATACGCCGCTGAGGGCTCGGGCGTCAATGGACGAAGAGCACTTCACGCTCGAGCCATTGGATCACGTCGGGGAGGCCTTTTTCAGTCTTCAGATCGCAGAAGAGGAAGGGGCGGGTGCCGCGCATGGCCCGCGCGTCGCGCTCCATAACGCCCAGATCAGCGCCGACCATCGGCGCCAGGTCGATTTTGTTAATGATCAGTAGATCGCTGCCGCGAATAGCGGGTCCGCCTTTGCGGGGTATTTTGTCGCCCTCCGCCACGTCGATGACGTAGATGAACGCGTCCACCAGTTCGGTGGAGAAGGTGGCGGAAAGATTGTCACCGCCGCTTTCTACGAGGACCAGTTGCGCATCAGGGTGGCGCTGCAGTAGGTCGCGGATCGCCTGCTCGTTCATCGTCGTGTCGTCGCGGATGGCGGTGTGGGGGCACCCGCCGGTTTCGACGCCGACGATGCGGTCCGGCGGCAGGGCCTCGTTGCGGACGAGGAACAGGGCGTCCTCTTTTGTGTAGATGTCGTTGGTGACGACGACGATCGAGTAGCGGTCCCGCAATTTTCGGCACAATTGGAGGACAAGCATCGTTTTGCCCGAACCAACGGGACCACCGATGCCGACGCGAGCGGGGCGATGGGCTTTCGATGTACTCATGTTTCAGTCAACTGATGAAAAGGCGGGTATAAGCGGTTTCATGGCGCGCGCTGGCGATCTCCGTGAGCGGCGCGAACCAACCGGCGGAGGCAGGCGGGGTCTCCAGCGCCTCGTCAAAGCGGCGGTTACATTCCTCGAGCAGGCGCGAGATCCAGATTTGCGCGCGCGTCTGGCCGATGCGCAGCAATTTGACGAGCGCCGCGACGGCTCCCGTGACGGCCTGGTACACGTAACCGGCCGCGGTATCTTTTGCCGCGATGCCGAGGACTGCGCCTACCGCGCCGAACGCAGTCGGGGCGTGGGCCTTCCATCGGCCTTCCGCCAGCGCCGCCGCCAGTCTCTCCATGGCTGGCGATGGATGCGTGGCGGCTGCCAAAGCAACCCGTTGGGCGCCGACTCGCGTGGAGGCCTCCCGCAGCTCGCGGGTGGCGCGTAGGGCGTGGCAAAGCTCATCCATCGCCCAGAGTTCCTCCCAGGCCGCATCAGCAGCAGCCGCGTGTGCGGCGCGCACAAGGGGTACATCCGTAAACAGTAGCGAGGGAAGGAAAACTCGGAACAGGTACGGTTCTGCCGCATCGGGTGACGACAGCAAGCCAATATCGACAGCGCCTTCCAAGCCGCCCGAGTGGGCATAAGAGCCGGTTGGATAGGCCGAATCGGAAATTTGCAGAAGTGTCCAAAGCGGCCGAGCGGCCCTGTCAGTGATGGGTGTGTTCATGGACGTGCGGCCGCTGGGGCGAAAAGATCCGCTCGGTTTCAGCATACGAAAGGTGCCCGGTGGCAAGCCATTTCCGGACTGCCGGGTTGTCGGCGACAAAGATCGAATCCGCAGTGATTTCGATGGGGCAATGCAGATTGCCAAGCTGCCAGGCAAGTCCGGCCGCCTCCGCGGCGGTTGGCGGCAAGGGCAGGGCGAGGACTTTCTCCGGCCGCTGCTCGAGGATGTAGGCGGCGCGATCCGTGCAGTAGGCGCAGTCTCCGTGTTTGAGAGGAACGACCAGGTCAAATCCAAATTCGGTGCCGTCGTCGGCGGTGGCCCGCCAGCGCCCTTTTGAGAGCTGCTCGCGGCTTACGCGGATGGCGATCCTGGGGAGGCCAGCCGGGCATGAGATTTTTTCGCGGACGATGATCACGGGAGCATTAGAAGAGGAAATACCGCCGGGCCATGGGCAGTTCTGTTGCGGGCTCGCACGTGAGCAGCTCTCCGTCCGCCTTGACGGTGTACGTTTCTGGATCCACTTCGATTTTCGGAAGCGAGTCGTTCCAAACCATATCGAGTTTGGAAAGTTTGCGTGTGCGGAGGACCGGCGTAATTCGCTTTTTGAGGCCGAGCCGGCCGTGCAGATCGGCATCGTAGGCGGACTGACTGATGAAGGTGAACGAGGTCGATGCCAGGGCTCCCGCAAATGACGCGAACTGTGGCCGATAGAACGTCGGCTGCGGCGTCGGGATGGAGGCGTTGGGATCTCCCATGTTGGCTAGGGCGATCATGCCGCCCTTGAGGACCAGCTCCGGTTTTACCCCGAAAAAGGCGGGTTGCCAGAGGACCAGATCGGCCCATTTGCCCACTTCGAGAGAGCCAACCTCGTGCGCGATCCCGTGGGTGATGGCGGGATTGATCGTGTATTTCGCAATGTAGCGCAAAACGCGGAAATTGTCGGCCGCGGGATGGGCCGGATGCGACAGTAGCCCGCGTTGGACTTTCATCTTATGGGCCGTTTGCCAGGTTCGGATGATCACTTCTCCGACGCGGCCCATTGCCTGGCTGTCGCTGGACATCATCGAAATGGCTCCGATGTCGTGCAGAATATCCTCCGCTGCAATCGTTTGGGGCCGAATTCGCGACTCGGCGAATGCGACATCCTCCGGGATCGACGAGTCGAGGTGATGACAGACCATTAGCATGTCGAGGTGTTCGTCGATTGTATTTACCGTGAAAGGCCGCGTCGGGTTGGTTGAAGAAGGCAGGACGTAGCGCTCTCCGCACACACGGATGATGTCGGGGGCATGGCCGCCGCCGGCGCCCTCCGAGTGATAGGTGTGGATGGTGCGGTTTTTGAAGGCGCGCAGCGTGTCTTCAACAAATCCCGCTTCGTTGAGCGTATCGGTGTGGATGGCAACCTGGACGTCGTATTCGTCGGCCACGGCCAGGCAACAATCAATCGCGGCGGGGGTTGTGCCCCAATCTTCGTGGAGTTTCAGTCCGATGGCGCCGGCCTCGATTTGCTCGCGGATGGGCTGGGGGGTCGAACAGTTGCCTTTGCCGAGGAAGCCGAGGTTCATGGGGAATGCCTCCGCAGCCTCCAGCATGCGGTGCATATTCCACCGACCGGGCGTGCAGGTCGTCGCCTTCGTGCCCGTTGCGGGGCCGGTGCCGCCGCCGATCATCGTCGTGATGCCGCTCGAAAGGGCTTCTTCGATCTGCTGGGGACAAATGAAATGAATGTGCGTGTCGATGCCGCCAGCCGTTACGATGCAACCCTCGCCGGCGATGACCTCCGTGGCGGCGCCGATGACCATGCCATGACGTTTGCCTGTCTGCGGGTCTGCGAAGGCCGAGCCGATACCCGACTGAATGCCCGGATTGCCCGCATGGCCGATGCCGACGATTCGACCCTTTTTGATCCCAATGTCCGCTTTGAGGATTCCCAGTTTGGCATCGATGATCAACGCGTTTGTGATCACGAGGTCGAGGGCCTCCTCATCGCATGCGACGGGCGATTGTCCCATGCCGTCGCGAATCACCTTGCCGCCGCCGAACTTCACTTCGTTTCCATAGCCGCTCAGCTCGGCGATGAGATCGCGTTCGACCTCGATAAACAGATCGGTGTCCGCCAGCCGCACGCGGTCTCCGCGCGTGGGTCCGAACATCTCGACATATTGGCGTCGGGTCATTTTCATGGCGTCGCATCCAGCTTCCCGTTGATCTTGCCATTCAGCCCGTAGACGAAGCGCTCTCCCGCCAACGCGACGAGTTCGACCGTGCGGGTATCGCCCGGCTCAAACCGGACGGCTGTCCCGGCCGGTATGTTCAAGCGGAACCCCCGGGCCGCGGCGCGATCGAATTCGAGTGCCGCATTGACCTCGAAGAAATGAAAATGGCTGCCGACCTGGATTGGGCGGTCGCCCTTGTTGGAGACGACAATCTTGATGACGGGCAGCGAGGCATTGGCCTCCAGCTCGCCTTCTGCGGGGATAATTTCGCCGGGGATCATGGGATCGGGTGATGGATGGTGACTAGTTTGGTGCCGTCGGGGAAGGTGGCCTCGACCTGGACCTCCGATAGCATTTCCGGGACGCCTTCCATGACGTCTTCGCGCGTGAGGATGGTCGTACCTTTTTTCATCAAATCGGCGACAGAAAGCCCGTCTCGTGCGCCTTCCATGATTTCGTAGGTGAGGATGGCCACCGCCTCGGGATAGTTCAATTTGAGGCCGCGCGCCCGACGCCTTCTGGCCAGGTCGGCCGCCACGACCACCAGCAATTTTTCTCGTTCTCGCGGCGTTAGATGCATGCGCTGACATTTCGCAAAAGCTGGTCCGAACGTCAAGCCGGCGAA
It includes:
- a CDS encoding ribonucleoside-diphosphate reductase subunit alpha gives rise to the protein MATENLSPISTSPAPHSTAEDMPRVIRRDMPGASSKKPRIVPWMGHKIANAVQAAATAVGVKENIGDTVRALIERRVQAERPSFVHIEQIQDWVEDALIAIQQPRVALAYAKYRARRAAEREMAMQRDASATAWSIPSAVSREVVDDLRARLSFALLDVESAISIDQWLAILLRSVSPELSPTDRQKTIILNAKSAVDLEPDARFIAARVYLTYIYEETLPWHIADGIGALKEAHRRAFLEYIPHGIRIGRLDPRMGEFDLARLADAIDPFADLRFDYLGIQTLYDRYLIHEWSDRVGGTRRRMESPQIFWMRVAMGLSLNERDREGWAIRFYDLYKTRRACSSTPTLFNAGTVRPQLSSCYLLFCGDSMEEITETWRRFSMLSKWAGGLGCAWTAVRGSGSYIHGTNGESSGVIPFLKVSNDIALAVNQGGKRPGALCSYLELWHNDIEEFLDLRKETGDERRRTHNMNTAIWIPDLFMKRLQAIADQRLDKDATWTLFRSNEVADLVDLYGPAFEQRYEYYEKEAEAGRIYGRKIRVLALWKKIIEALFETGHPWMTWKDACNIRSPQDHVGVIHSSNLCTEITLNTSTDEVAVCNLASINLAAHVGHDGTIDFGRMRETIYLVMRMLDNVIDLNYYPVDAAAKSNLRHRPVGLGLMGLQDALYALRIPFDSRECVEFNDRIMEFIAYTAYEASSDLAAERGPYETFRGSKWERGLMPLDTLRMLDEARGIPVEVNREARMDWDTLREKIKRQGMRNSNCIAIAPTATISNIMGTTPCIEPTYKHLHTKSNLSGEFVRTNDALLRDLAKRGLWDEEMRSDLRYFDGSVRDIARVPDDLKRLYKTAFEIEPTWILQAAAVRQKWIDQSQSINIFLGDNDARLASQVYREAWRRGLKTTYYLRILNRSGIDSSLRDRAIEARACALNALASGGTCEACQ
- a CDS encoding ribonucleotide-diphosphate reductase subunit beta yields the protein MLEPILHPDTQIITIERGDTIEYVFRNKVFRLNREQARKALEGKRVINGIRTPELNIFPLKYTEAYRLYKQMKANHWEPDVIDMTRDCRQWSGDALDPRERWIVEMGAGYFSAAEGIVGDSVLHAIEDNLTAAELKHATLRWIAEESIHMDSLLHIIGSLGLDQEAITSRFWQIPSVRAKNDFITAHMPAIKRGMDLNETPAKQLFCKAIFAISQVLEGTQFYALFAMLLSLHRQNKMTGVGQMFQYTLRDESNHIALGRYLIAKLIEENPDVWTPDFREELREFMAEGVRLEKEFVNDCLPEDMVGMARQDFLAYVEFNADRRLMSLGLEPIGSVRENPFAWLDEVIFLKKEKNFFETRVTEYQTAGSVRNTREEDLI
- a CDS encoding urease accessory protein UreD, with product MKCSSSIDARALSGVFRIRAERRGDRTYLAGREISKPFHLSKPYWTGRVLLVQAVNATAGVFAGDYLETAAEIETGAAVFLTTPSATRLYSMPEGTATASQSFRIARGGWLESRPEWIIPQKACSFIQRTRIEWESGARFIYWEALAPGRVARGERFAYNHLAWELDLLAEGRRILRERVQLTPNNHALWSLQHPFDAAYYAAVYLVWDDPAAIEPLQGDIHGWKDTDSLIGGTLLDNCCWVFKILAQDALALRRTLARLRSTLSTVVPYLAEPDRKL
- the ureG gene encoding urease accessory protein UreG; the encoded protein is MSTSKAHRPARVGIGGPVGSGKTMLVLQLCRKLRDRYSIVVVTNDIYTKEDALFLVRNEALPPDRIVGVETGGCPHTAIRDDTTMNEQAIRDLLQRHPDAQLVLVESGGDNLSATFSTELVDAFIYVIDVAEGDKIPRKGGPAIRGSDLLIINKIDLAPMVGADLGVMERDARAMRGTRPFLFCDLKTEKGLPDVIQWLEREVLFVH
- a CDS encoding urease accessory protein UreF yields the protein MNTPITDRAARPLWTLLQISDSAYPTGSYAHSGGLEGAVDIGLLSSPDAAEPYLFRVFLPSLLFTDVPLVRAAHAAAADAAWEELWAMDELCHALRATRELREASTRVGAQRVALAAATHPSPAMERLAAALAEGRWKAHAPTAFGAVGAVLGIAAKDTAAGYVYQAVTGAVAALVKLLRIGQTRAQIWISRLLEECNRRFDEALETPPASAGWFAPLTEIASARHETAYTRLFIS
- the ureC gene encoding urease subunit alpha — encoded protein: MKMTRRQYVEMFGPTRGDRVRLADTDLFIEVERDLIAELSGYGNEVKFGGGKVIRDGMGQSPVACDEEALDLVITNALIIDAKLGILKADIGIKKGRIVGIGHAGNPGIQSGIGSAFADPQTGKRHGMVIGAATEVIAGEGCIVTAGGIDTHIHFICPQQIEEALSSGITTMIGGGTGPATGTKATTCTPGRWNMHRMLEAAEAFPMNLGFLGKGNCSTPQPIREQIEAGAIGLKLHEDWGTTPAAIDCCLAVADEYDVQVAIHTDTLNEAGFVEDTLRAFKNRTIHTYHSEGAGGGHAPDIIRVCGERYVLPSSTNPTRPFTVNTIDEHLDMLMVCHHLDSSIPEDVAFAESRIRPQTIAAEDILHDIGAISMMSSDSQAMGRVGEVIIRTWQTAHKMKVQRGLLSHPAHPAADNFRVLRYIAKYTINPAITHGIAHEVGSLEVGKWADLVLWQPAFFGVKPELVLKGGMIALANMGDPNASIPTPQPTFYRPQFASFAGALASTSFTFISQSAYDADLHGRLGLKKRITPVLRTRKLSKLDMVWNDSLPKIEVDPETYTVKADGELLTCEPATELPMARRYFLF
- a CDS encoding urease subunit beta, producing the protein MIPGEIIPAEGELEANASLPVIKIVVSNKGDRPIQVGSHFHFFEVNAALEFDRAAARGFRLNIPAGTAVRFEPGDTRTVELVALAGERFVYGLNGKINGKLDATP
- a CDS encoding urease subunit gamma, whose translation is MHLTPREREKLLVVVAADLARRRRARGLKLNYPEAVAILTYEIMEGARDGLSVADLMKKGTTILTREDVMEGVPEMLSEVQVEATFPDGTKLVTIHHPIP